Proteins encoded by one window of Enterobacter pseudoroggenkampii:
- a CDS encoding VirK/YbjX family protein translates to MSNTRLQNDAPQSHRTHIISELVKGKLVPGPIWQKREYRLKFLLRSLLFWSSTHRMLDALARRDDFDQLLASQITLPSKTHRQYLMRGMNANARADAIVSHYQWIDSLKDVGLVKALTGPQEQSIVEFHAKDGVSYNVNAMNASKAEREGECTLWLRDNENTLLASVTFCVARENGEYVLVIGGLQGPRRSVSRDVIKQATRACHGLFPKRVLMEVLFQLATLSGIKAIYAVSDEGHIFRALRYRLSKGRHFHASYDEFWASIDGQKRSTFSWQLPLQMERKSLEEIASKKRAEYRRRFELLDEIEASVKSRF, encoded by the coding sequence GTGTCAAATACGCGCCTGCAAAACGATGCGCCACAATCGCATCGTACCCATATCATTTCCGAACTGGTGAAAGGCAAACTCGTTCCAGGCCCTATCTGGCAAAAACGCGAGTACCGTCTTAAATTTCTGTTACGTTCATTGCTGTTCTGGTCTTCTACGCATCGCATGCTCGATGCGCTGGCTCGCCGCGACGATTTTGATCAGTTACTGGCTTCGCAGATCACCCTGCCGAGCAAAACACATCGCCAGTATCTGATGCGTGGCATGAACGCCAATGCGCGTGCTGATGCCATCGTCAGCCATTATCAGTGGATTGACTCTCTGAAAGACGTCGGCCTGGTCAAGGCCTTAACCGGACCACAAGAGCAATCCATTGTTGAGTTTCATGCCAAAGATGGCGTGAGCTATAACGTCAACGCCATGAATGCCAGTAAAGCAGAGCGTGAGGGCGAATGTACGCTGTGGCTGCGTGATAACGAAAATACCCTGCTTGCCAGTGTGACATTTTGCGTTGCTCGCGAAAACGGAGAATATGTTCTGGTGATTGGCGGTCTTCAGGGCCCGCGACGCAGCGTATCCCGTGATGTGATCAAACAGGCAACCCGAGCCTGCCATGGTCTCTTCCCGAAACGCGTGTTGATGGAAGTGCTTTTCCAATTGGCCACACTTTCCGGCATCAAAGCCATTTATGCGGTCAGCGATGAAGGTCATATCTTCCGTGCACTGCGTTATCGTCTGAGTAAAGGTCGCCATTTCCACGCCAGCTACGATGAGTTTTGGGCCTCTATCGACGGTCAAAAACGTTCAACCTTCAGTTGGCAGTTGCCATTGCAGATGGAGCGCAAATCCCTTGAGGAGATCGCCAGTAAAAAGCGTGCCGAATACCGCCGTCGCTTTGAACTGCTTGATGAAATTGAGGCATCCGTTAAATCCCGCTTTTAA